The following proteins are encoded in a genomic region of Spirochaetota bacterium:
- a CDS encoding transposase gives MKSRSKFDKQFKIDSIELLERSGKTTSEISEDLGIRPDLLSRWRRELRDNNGKAFSGKGIPRDEELYKLKKELADVKLECDILKKAVAIFSKTEKRGTNS, from the coding sequence ATGAAATCAAGAAGCAAATTTGACAAACAATTTAAGATTGATTCAATAGAGTTACTGGAGAGAAGCGGTAAAACAACTAGTGAGATATCTGAAGATTTAGGGATAAGGCCTGATCTTTTATCAAGATGGAGAAGAGAATTAAGGGATAATAATGGGAAAGCATTTTCTGGGAAAGGTATTCCTCGGGATGAGGAATTATATAAGCTGAAGAAGGAATTAGCAGATGTAAAACTGGAGTGTGATATATTAAAAAAAGCAGTGGCCATTTTCTCAAAAACCGAGAAGCGAGGTACAAATTCATGA